Proteins encoded within one genomic window of Anopheles gambiae chromosome 3, idAnoGambNW_F1_1, whole genome shotgun sequence:
- the LOC1275257 gene encoding Krueppel-like factor luna: MVYMNGLGNDPLSAKEAEGPPVQLEPVDLSVRSPPKDLKSTSVRMRSGGLLKRPPPPLITAPHLLALRHKTKDLFYSLHNNNNNNNNNNEETENESTDSSESTATAKIAAAAAAAAAATIAAAAAASQAPPSAFSPTHAHHLLSTLCGTGSSIVPGQSETPGNNGSAADGATAAAAAAALILAENNNSLSVNNNNYPSESELETKPSTFRGESTTYPTIYNNYCVQQRGSPTQRTSSESQRKKSPSTGLGSSGTGGGGGTHPIQHPHHHPHHHLFPPQFLQAFSVHQLQQQEEQLLSHHRAQSPLSLMFDQQLQEQLHQLSAASVVHPPSVAKLLPGIPAPLAASIASIASSLPKNHPLSETATVAFQRLLQQQQQHQQSATVAASSQLGSGLLSSRSRNSTKPTDRSSSPDRYIGKLTDLRQRTASNSSSNGGAAASGEQAATPSSKRHADDGNGHSSSSSSSSNNNTPRHHLHLASASPGLLGLGSELRHHHHHHHHNHHHHHQSSSSLSSLKGLTKNRKIHRCDATGCDKVYTKSSHLKAHKRTHTGEKPYICTWEGCVWRFARSDELTRHYRKHTGLKPFRCKLCTRSFSRSDHLSLHMKRH, encoded by the exons ATCTTAAGTCAACGTCGGTCCGAATGCGAAGCGGGGGACTCCTGAaacggccaccaccaccactcatCACAGCACCACACCTGCTAGCGTTAAGGCACAAAACGAAAGATCT ATTTTACTCActtcacaacaacaacaacaacaacaacaacaacaatgaggAAACTGAAAACGAAAGCACGGACAGTAGTGAGTCGACGGCAACGGCCAAGATTGCAGCTGCGGCCGCTGCTGCAGCCGCCGCAACAATTGCCGCAGCAGCGGCCGCCTCGCAAGCACCTCCCTCCGCCTTCTCGCCAACGCACGCACACCATCTCCTGTCGACGCTGTGCGGCACCGGTAGTTCCATCGTACCAGGCCAATCGGAAACGCCTGGCAACAACGGTAGCGCCGCCGACGGtgccacagcagcagccgcagcagcagcactcaTCCTAGCCGAGAATAACAATAGCCTTAGTGTGAATAACAACAACTATCCTAGTGAAAGCGAACTTGAAACGAAACCGAGTACCTTCCGGGGCGAGTCGACGACCTATCCTACTATCTACAACAACTACTGTGTTCAGCAGCGGGGCAGCCCAACGCAACGTACGAGTTCGGAAAGTCAGAGGAAAAAATCTCCATCCACGGGACTGGGTAGCAGTggtactggtggtggtggtggaacaCATCCGATACAACACccacatcatcatcctcaccaTCATCTCTTTCCGCCACAATTCCTGCAAGCCTTCTCGGTGCATCAACTTCAGCAGCAGGAAGAACAGCTGCTGAGCCACCATCGAGCACAGTCGCCACTTTCGCTAATGTTCGATCAACAACTACAGGAGCAGCTGCACCAGCTCTCTGCAGCATCCGTCGTACATCCGCCGTCCGTGGCCAAACTGTTGCCCGGTATACCAGCACCGCTGGCGGCATCGATTGCATCCATCGCGTCTAGCTTACCGAAAAACCATCCGCTTAGCGAGACTGCCACTGTTGCATTTCAGCGGTTGcttcagcaacaacaacagcaccagcaatcGGCCACTGTGGCTGCATCATCGCAGTTAGGTTCGGGGCTATTATCATCCCGCTCTCGCAACAGCACAAAACCCACCGACCGCAGTAGCAGTCCGGATCGTTACATCGGCAAGCTAACGGACCTTCGGCAGCGAACCGCTTCCAACAGTAGTTCCAATGGAGGTGCCGCCGCCAGTGGCGAACAAGCGGCCACGCCATCATCCAAACGGCACGCGGACGATGGGAATGGAcatagcagcagtagtagcagcagcagtaataaCAACACTCCTCGCCATCATCTTCATCTTGCATCAGCCTCACCGGGACTGCTGGGTCTGGGCAGTGAGcttcgccatcatcatcatcatcatcatcacaatcatcaccatcaccatcaatcGTCCTCCTCGCTATCCTCGTTGAAAGGATTGACGAAGAATCGGAAGATCCACCGCTGTGATGCAACTGGTTGTGATAAGGTGTACACGAAGAGCTCTCATCTGAAGGcacacaaacgaacacacactG GTGAAAAACCATACATCTGCACATGGGAAGGCTGTGTTTGGAGATTTGCCCGATCGGACGAGCTCACCCGCCACTACCGGAAGCACACCGGATTGAAACCCTTCCGCTGTAAGCTCTGCACACGTTCCTTTAGCCGTTCGGATCATTTGTCGCTTCACATGAAACGACACTAA